A genomic region of Magnolia sinica isolate HGM2019 chromosome 6, MsV1, whole genome shotgun sequence contains the following coding sequences:
- the LOC131249053 gene encoding receptor-like serine/threonine-protein kinase At2g45590 encodes MPSRQPSPPIPPSQPSISRPHHLSPLLFPLTASLTVLLLVLLLILFLYRKFSRPRTAPSPLLPPHHPHSFPYSVLRRSTSSFSPSLKLGQGGFGSVFRASLPPSSFPAAVKLMDSGSLQGEREFHNELSLAPIINGSDRIVSLLGFCSHPRPRRLLLVYELMPNGSLQDALLDRRCPELMSWSRRFSVAVDIARGLEFLHAVCDPPVIHGDIKPSNVLLDCDFHAKIADFGLARLKTDSCSSVVEIEPAAKADGPGKGKKRREEMEEAGSAIEEPESIMTATAGFEDAVNGNAGFVVAVDASPEASPETVFGVDASNSEILDKTSLDKTSVSEGCFDKLSVDSGKEMGGARSVGGQPRKKGVAGKDWWWRQDNAGSSEAGGVKDYVMEWIGTEIKKERPKSDWIAASTAENGKLVGKTERKKQQRRLEWWASLDEDRAPKKEKSRPAREWWREEFCEELSKKKKKKRISESSGGGADGGEQWWQRDDEADPPVKKKKKNRSRSSRSSMDWWMDGLSGEFRFGRRNSLDWMSGEIPKSGGVSSTPSMRGTVCYVAPEYGGGGPLSEKCDVYSFGVLLLVLVSGRRPLQVTASPMSEFERANLISWARHLARTGKLLDLVDPDLQNLDQDQALMCITVALLCLQRSPSQRPNVKEVAAMLSGESEAPHLPVEFSPSPPSGFPFRSRKKAR; translated from the coding sequence ATGCCATCTCGCCAGCCATCTCCTCCCATCCCTccatctcagccgtccatcaGTAGGCCACATCACCTGTCCCCACTCCTCTTCCCTCTAACAGCCTCCCTCACcgtcctcctcctcgtcctcctcctcatcctcttcctctacCGAAAGTTCTCCCGCCCCAGGACCGCACCCTCACCACTCCTCCCGCCGCACCACCCCCACTCCTTCCCTTACTCCGTCCTGAGGCGCTCCACCTCTTCCTTCTCCCCCTCTCTCAAGCTCGGCCAGGGCGGGTTCGGGTCCGTCTTTCGGGCCTCTCTCCCTCCTTCCTCCTTCCCAGCCGCCGTCAAGCTCATGGACTCCGGCTCTCTCCAGGGCGAGCGGGAATTCCACAACGAACTCTCCCTGGCCCCCATAATCAATGGCTCTGATCGCATCGTCTCCCTACTCGGCTTCTGCTCCCATCCTCGCCCTCGCCGCCTTCTCCTCGTCTACGAGCTCATGCCCAACGGCAGCCTCCAGGACGCTCTTCTCGATCGCCGCTGTCCTGAGCTCATGTCATGGTCCCGCCGCTTCTCCGTCGCCGTCGACATCGCTCGCGGCCTTGAGTTCCTGCACGCCGTCTGCGATCCGCCCGTAATTCACGGCGACATCAAGCCGAGCAATGTCCTTCTTGATTGCGATTTCCACGCCAAGATCGCCGATTTCGGGCTCGCCCGGCTTAAGACAGATTCGTGCTCGTCGGTGGTTGAGATCGAGCCGGCGGCGAAGGCGGATGGGCCGGGGAAGGGGAAGAAGAGGAGGGAAGAGATGGAGGAGGCTGGGTCGGCAATTGAAGAGCCGGAGAGCATCATGACGGCGACGGCGGGTTTTGAGGATGCGGTGAATGGGAATGCGGGTTTCGTTGTTGCTGTGGACGCCTCGCCGGAGGCATCGCCGGAAACGGTCTTTGGTGTGGACGCATCGAATTCGGAGATCCTGGACAAGACGAGCCTGGACAAGACGAGCGTATCAGAGGGGTGTTTTGATAAGCTTAGCGTCGATAGCGGGAAGGAGATGGGTGGGGCCCGGTCAGTGGGCGGGCAGCCGCGGAAGAAGGGGGTTGCTGGTAAGGACTGGTGGTGGCGGCAGGATAATGCAGGGAGCTCTGAAGCCGGTGGGGTGAAGGACTATGTGATGGAGTGGATCGGGACAGAGATCAAGAAGGAGAGACCGAAGAGCGATTGGATTGCAGCATCCACGGCCGAAAATGGGAAATTGGTGGGGAAGACGGAGCGGAAGAAGCAGCAGCGGCGGCTGGAATGGTGGGCTTCCTTGGATGAGGATCGGGCGCCGAAGAAGGAGAAGAGCCGGCCCGCACGGGAGTGGTGGCGGGAGGAGTTCTGCGAGGAGCtgagtaagaagaagaagaagaagcggaTCTCCGAGTCGAGTGGTGGTGGGGCTGATGGAGGGGAGCAGTGGTGGCAGCGGGATGATGAGGCAGACCCgccagtgaagaagaagaagaagaaccgcAGCCGTAGCAGCCGGAGTAGCATGGATTGGTGGATGGATGGGTTGAGTGGGGAATTCCGATTTGGGCGGCGCAACAGCCTGGACTGGATGAGTGGTGAGATCCCGAAAAGTGGCGGTGTGAGCAGTACTCCTAGCATGAGAGGAACTGTATGTTATGTTGCCCCGGAGTATGGCGGCGGCGGGCCGCTCTCTGAAAAATGCGATGTGTATAGCTTTGGAGTCCTGCTGTTGGTTCTGGTCTCTGGCCGGCGGCCACTCCAGGTGACGGCCTCGCCGATGTCAGAATTTGAACGTGCAAACCTCATCTCATGGGCCCGCCACCTCGCTCGTACAGGGAAGCTTCTAGATCTTGTCGACCCTGATCTCCAGAACTTGGATCAGGACCAGGCTCTCATGTGCATCACAGTGGCACTCCTCTGCCTGCAGCGATCGCCATCACAACGGCCCAATGTCAAAGAAGTTGCTGCGATGCTTTCTGGGGAATCCGAGGCACCCCACCTGCCCGTGGAGTTCTCACCATCGCCACCATCTGGATTTCCATTCAGGTCACGGAAGAAGGCCCGGTGA